In the Borrelia turicatae 91E135 genome, one interval contains:
- a CDS encoding penicillin-binding protein, whose translation MHKKFASSLRLNIILIIFLIITLLTIYKYFVLMSSKDIQYFSQNINHISRRGNIYDRNGKIIAFSSKSHSVGTDPNKIKNIVNTSETLGAILKIDPQILKKKLSLKKGFIYIKRKITREESELIKRIQSEGRLKDIILYPDYTRIYPFKELTSNITGFVGTDNIGLTGIELSLNTILNEDLTKQKSINEKLSTNNIYLTIDIDLQKSINQIAQKHFKENKPENMIAIVMNAKNGEILSMLQFPQYDANYYAKYPKEIWNNFATSLTYEPGSINKIFTVAILLDSGLLKSNEKFLDNGIYQKKFKSGEVVTIKTLNPPYGYIDPSGILIYSSNVGIAHITDKVSNEYFHNKLIDFGFGKRVGFPLPGETKGLLTHHSKWSGRSKATIGFGQEIGVSAIQILQAASALSNEGIMLKPKIIKRISNEMENTIQEFQKEEIKKVISKHTAKEVLKMMREVVNKGGIPKLKMKNLSISAKSGTSQVIDKNTGKYSDEDYTSSILVIYPTEDPQYIIYIVYRYPKKIIYGTRIAAPMAKEIIELIEHRNNKNEYNEIKISSKISIPKPIIKYEKTETLPNLTGISKRDLMKILKNYTNIKIKIKGNGFVYKQSKPPNTKLKHIDELEIILK comes from the coding sequence ATGCATAAAAAATTTGCTAGCAGCTTAAGATTAAATATCATCCTCATAATTTTCCTAATAATAACTCTGTTAACCATTTATAAATATTTTGTGCTAATGTCCTCAAAAGACATACAATATTTTTCTCAAAATATAAACCACATCTCAAGAAGAGGCAACATCTATGATAGAAATGGTAAAATCATAGCCTTCTCTTCAAAATCACATTCGGTCGGAACGGATCCAAACAAAATAAAAAATATTGTAAATACATCAGAAACTCTTGGTGCAATATTGAAAATTGATCCTCAAATACTTAAAAAAAAACTGTCTTTAAAAAAAGGATTCATATATATAAAAAGAAAAATAACAAGAGAAGAATCTGAACTAATTAAAAGAATTCAGTCAGAAGGAAGATTAAAAGACATCATACTTTATCCAGACTACACAAGAATTTATCCATTTAAAGAATTAACTAGCAATATTACAGGATTTGTAGGAACTGATAATATTGGACTTACAGGCATTGAACTTTCTCTAAACACCATATTGAATGAGGATCTCACAAAACAAAAATCTATAAATGAAAAATTAAGTACAAATAACATATATTTGACAATAGACATAGATCTTCAAAAGAGCATAAACCAAATAGCTCAAAAACACTTTAAAGAAAACAAACCTGAAAATATGATTGCCATAGTAATGAATGCTAAGAATGGAGAAATTTTATCAATGCTTCAATTTCCACAATATGATGCTAATTATTATGCAAAATATCCTAAAGAAATATGGAACAATTTTGCCACATCCCTAACCTATGAACCTGGAAGTATTAATAAAATTTTTACAGTAGCCATTCTATTAGACAGTGGATTATTAAAATCAAATGAAAAATTCTTAGATAACGGTATATACCAAAAAAAATTTAAATCGGGAGAAGTAGTTACAATTAAAACTCTAAATCCTCCTTATGGCTATATTGATCCCAGTGGAATTCTAATTTACTCATCAAATGTAGGAATAGCACACATTACAGACAAAGTAAGTAACGAATATTTCCATAATAAACTAATAGACTTTGGTTTTGGAAAAAGAGTAGGATTCCCCTTGCCCGGAGAAACAAAAGGTCTATTAACCCACCACTCAAAATGGTCCGGACGAAGCAAAGCCACAATTGGATTTGGACAAGAAATAGGAGTATCTGCCATTCAAATATTACAGGCTGCTAGTGCATTAAGTAATGAAGGAATTATGTTAAAACCCAAAATCATAAAAAGAATAAGCAATGAAATGGAAAATACAATTCAAGAATTTCAAAAAGAAGAAATTAAAAAAGTAATATCTAAGCATACAGCAAAAGAAGTTCTAAAAATGATGAGAGAAGTCGTAAATAAAGGAGGAATCCCAAAACTCAAGATGAAAAACTTAAGCATTTCAGCAAAAAGTGGAACTTCACAAGTAATTGATAAAAACACAGGTAAATATTCAGATGAAGATTACACGTCTTCAATACTAGTAATATATCCTACAGAAGATCCGCAATACATTATATATATTGTATACAGATATCCTAAAAAAATAATATATGGAACAAGAATTGCTGCACCAATGGCAAAAGAAATAATAGAATTGATTGAACATCGCAATAATAAAAATGAATACAATGAAATTAAAATTTCTTCAAAAATTAGCATACCAAAACCTATAATAAAATATGAAAAAACAGAAACCCTGCCAAACCTTACAGGAATCTCAAAAAGAGATTTAATGAAAATCTTAAAAAACTATACAAACATAAAAATCAAGATAAAAGGAAATGGTTTTGTATACAAACAATCTAAACCACCTAACACAAAATTAAAACATATAGACGAACTTGAAATAATCTTAAAATAA
- a CDS encoding tetratricopeptide repeat protein, whose amino-acid sequence MSSEKIAELIKDIYLSFRKGDFKTALMKSEEAHSLDFDNIEILTALKSSVYWNGQVESLDRIDKDYEKAEFLIREWNNFARRYLKKMNFDFIQGRNSIKYFVFQLCLEIYKNIYKLQPENLDILIKIAKSYKGMGNYERAITVFLQILGDTKDNADVVAELADSYALIDEIKEAKVLFREAFFINPQKIDIDALESEMILKLIEAIKSDRNISDTLVKEWIPVYGALNGVFNIKRELRPIELGHLKQSVYSLRNELKEKSYRSINESILLPRLINKYFWLIDHYVRIKEDRVRIDEILSYIKEIDIGIYQQYVN is encoded by the coding sequence GTGTCATCAGAAAAAATCGCGGAATTAATCAAAGATATTTATTTAAGCTTCAGAAAAGGTGATTTTAAGACAGCTTTAATGAAATCAGAGGAAGCACATTCTCTTGATTTTGATAATATTGAGATTTTAACGGCTTTAAAAAGTTCTGTATATTGGAATGGTCAAGTCGAAAGTCTTGATCGTATAGATAAAGACTATGAGAAGGCTGAGTTTTTAATAAGAGAATGGAATAATTTTGCTAGAAGATATTTAAAAAAGATGAATTTTGATTTTATTCAAGGTCGTAACTCAATTAAGTATTTTGTATTTCAATTATGTTTGGAGATATATAAAAATATATATAAATTACAGCCAGAGAATTTAGATATTTTAATAAAGATTGCTAAGTCTTACAAGGGAATGGGTAATTATGAGAGAGCCATAACTGTTTTTTTGCAGATTTTAGGAGATACAAAAGATAATGCAGATGTAGTTGCTGAACTTGCTGATTCTTATGCCCTTATTGATGAAATTAAGGAGGCTAAGGTATTATTTAGAGAGGCTTTTTTTATTAATCCCCAAAAGATAGATATAGATGCGCTTGAATCTGAGATGATACTTAAATTAATAGAAGCTATTAAGAGTGATAGAAATATTTCTGATACTCTTGTTAAGGAGTGGATACCTGTTTATGGAGCACTAAATGGTGTTTTTAATATAAAAAGAGAATTAAGACCTATTGAACTTGGTCATTTAAAGCAGTCTGTTTATAGTTTGCGTAATGAGCTTAAGGAGAAGTCTTATAGATCAATAAATGAGAGCATATTACTTCCAAGGCTTATTAATAAATATTTTTGGCTTATTGATCATTATGTAAGGATAAAAGAAGATCGTGTTCGGATTGATGAAATTTTATCTTATATTAAGGAAATAGATATAGGAATATATCAGCAATATGTTAATTAG
- a CDS encoding PG0541 family transporter-associated protein, with protein sequence MYRAEIISNLSLELDLHEHMHRIEKDLGECIYYSKIYNVQGKGRTGEKQGNEIWPEENFILVVYTDNLFIIEKLRNAVEMLDQEYPTEGIRFFVIGN encoded by the coding sequence GTGTATAGAGCAGAAATAATTTCTAATCTGTCTTTAGAGCTTGATCTTCATGAGCATATGCATAGGATAGAAAAAGATTTAGGTGAATGTATATATTATTCTAAGATATATAATGTTCAAGGAAAAGGGAGAACGGGTGAGAAGCAAGGTAATGAAATTTGGCCTGAAGAAAATTTTATTCTTGTGGTTTATACTGATAATTTATTTATTATAGAAAAATTAAGAAATGCTGTTGAGATGTTAGATCAAGAGTATCCTACTGAAGGAATTAGATTTTTTGTTATAGGCAACTAA
- the hisS gene encoding histidine--tRNA ligase: protein MDVRTLKGFRDYLPKEALIRTHIIKQIYSVLVSYNFDLIDTPILEYSEFLLRKSGDEVEKQTYRFKDNGDRDVSMRFDLTVPFARFMASNRSKLKFPFRRSQIGKVFRGENTQRGRYREFMQFDFDIVGEDTFRSDAEILSIVYCGLEEIFLNFIEGINRKFVIHFSHIGILNAYIDKLGLKDKATFILRNIDKLDKMGIESVRENLLVQINEEHVDLILEFINLEGAFWDKLETLKGVLENNDAVKRIEDVFVHLSALGIQDAFNFNLKIVRGLDYYTGIVFEAEMIGINMGSICSGGRYDNLLSLFSSSLQKVSGVGGSFGIDRIQDIIEIEKFNYIKLFVVKASSRVLIVNIDDSLQDYYYKLADKFRRHDYSKINNIACEVYPKSKEGKNIKVQIEYALNKAIRFLIFVGQDEYREDKLKVRDLTKKEELLLSFDEAIKFIKGNDKFLCTPF from the coding sequence GTGGATGTTAGAACTTTAAAGGGGTTTAGAGATTACTTGCCAAAAGAAGCGTTAATTCGTACTCATATTATAAAACAAATATATAGTGTTCTTGTTTCGTATAATTTTGATTTAATAGATACTCCTATTCTTGAGTATTCTGAATTTCTTTTAAGAAAAAGCGGGGATGAGGTAGAAAAACAAACTTATCGGTTTAAAGATAACGGAGATAGAGATGTTTCTATGCGTTTTGATTTAACGGTTCCTTTTGCAAGATTTATGGCTTCTAATAGATCTAAGCTTAAATTCCCTTTCAGGAGATCTCAGATAGGCAAGGTATTTAGAGGTGAGAATACTCAGAGGGGTAGGTATAGAGAATTTATGCAATTTGATTTTGATATAGTAGGTGAGGATACTTTTCGTAGTGATGCTGAAATTTTATCTATTGTTTATTGTGGGCTTGAAGAGATTTTTTTAAATTTCATAGAAGGTATTAATAGAAAGTTTGTTATTCATTTTTCTCATATTGGTATATTGAATGCTTATATTGATAAGTTGGGATTAAAGGATAAAGCCACTTTTATTTTAAGGAATATAGATAAATTAGATAAAATGGGGATTGAAAGTGTTAGAGAAAATTTGCTTGTACAGATAAACGAAGAGCATGTTGATTTGATATTGGAGTTTATAAATTTAGAAGGGGCTTTTTGGGATAAACTGGAGACCTTAAAAGGTGTTTTAGAGAACAATGATGCTGTTAAGAGGATTGAGGATGTTTTTGTACATCTGAGTGCATTGGGAATTCAAGATGCTTTTAATTTTAATCTTAAGATAGTTCGTGGGCTTGATTATTATACCGGGATTGTATTTGAAGCTGAGATGATAGGTATTAATATGGGAAGTATTTGTAGTGGTGGAAGATATGATAATCTATTATCCTTATTTTCTAGCTCTTTGCAAAAAGTTTCAGGAGTTGGAGGATCTTTTGGTATAGATAGAATTCAAGATATAATTGAAATTGAGAAATTTAATTATATCAAGTTGTTTGTGGTTAAAGCCAGTTCTAGAGTATTAATTGTTAATATAGATGATAGTTTACAAGATTATTATTATAAACTTGCGGATAAATTTAGAAGGCATGATTATTCTAAGATAAATAATATTGCTTGTGAAGTGTATCCTAAGAGTAAAGAGGGTAAAAATATTAAGGTGCAAATAGAATATGCTCTTAATAAGGCTATAAGGTTTTTAATTTTTGTAGGCCAAGATGAATATAGAGAAGATAAGTTAAAAGTGAGAGACTTGACTAAAAAGGAAGAATTGTTACTGTCTTTTGATGAAGCTATAAAATTTATTAAGGGTAATGACAAATTTTTATGCACACCTTTTTAA
- a CDS encoding tetratricopeptide repeat protein, translated as MEPNKLINKSISYYNSQKYSDVVKLLEKEIFLYKNYYFYHYILGMSYLRMGNLGTAQTYLKKAYTLNPTEPDVKQSIAILLAAQGKEDKAIQIWLKMIEENQEIQRSEFSLETIRKNPIQGALFLNKNKIYAKLFPEIKVETGQNLSKLIRILLIIASLAFLLIAIFLLIHSKETIKLSLSNSKIKEKKAINNIAAYIDDIKINDKEKIENHEGQFVFILTETEIKNSFQKIKTHLKQGKDNFARIEINKILNSNASESIKLKAKNLASFISRPNFITFDDYLVLKEIKKNPLIYSNVYVKWEGIANNIEKKDNITYFDFYVGYNKNALEGIITTKTTFDIDINFKDYVEILGQIDYDYNTNILTLNAITIRKIEKQKN; from the coding sequence ATGGAACCTAATAAACTTATTAATAAATCTATTAGTTATTATAACTCTCAAAAATATTCAGACGTAGTAAAACTTTTAGAAAAGGAAATTTTCCTTTATAAAAATTACTATTTTTATCATTATATTTTAGGAATGTCTTATCTTCGAATGGGAAATTTAGGAACTGCTCAAACATATCTAAAGAAAGCTTACACTTTAAATCCAACAGAACCAGATGTTAAGCAATCAATTGCAATATTATTAGCAGCTCAAGGCAAAGAAGACAAGGCTATACAAATATGGCTTAAAATGATAGAAGAGAATCAAGAAATACAACGATCAGAATTTTCCCTAGAAACCATTAGAAAAAATCCTATTCAAGGAGCACTATTCCTGAATAAAAACAAAATATATGCTAAGCTATTTCCAGAAATCAAAGTAGAAACGGGACAAAATTTATCTAAATTAATAAGAATATTACTAATAATAGCAAGCCTTGCATTCTTATTAATAGCAATATTCTTACTCATACATTCAAAAGAAACAATTAAACTGTCATTAAGTAACTCTAAGATAAAAGAAAAAAAAGCTATTAACAATATTGCGGCATACATTGATGATATTAAAATAAATGACAAAGAAAAGATTGAAAACCATGAGGGACAATTTGTATTTATACTCACTGAAACTGAAATCAAAAATTCATTTCAAAAAATAAAAACTCACCTAAAGCAAGGCAAAGATAATTTTGCAAGAATTGAAATAAATAAAATATTAAATTCAAATGCCTCAGAATCAATTAAACTTAAAGCTAAAAATCTTGCAAGTTTTATCTCAAGACCTAATTTTATCACATTCGACGATTATTTAGTTTTAAAAGAAATCAAAAAAAATCCATTAATTTACTCAAATGTATATGTCAAATGGGAAGGAATTGCAAACAATATTGAAAAGAAAGACAACATAACTTACTTTGACTTTTATGTAGGATATAATAAAAATGCTCTTGAAGGAATTATAACAACAAAAACAACTTTTGATATTGATATCAATTTTAAAGATTACGTTGAAATACTAGGACAAATAGACTATGACTACAACACAAACATATTAACTCTAAATGCAATTACGATACGCAAGATAGAAAAACAGAAGAACTAG
- the greA gene encoding transcription elongation factor GreA, whose amino-acid sequence MSNITIERLDNILQEDKWTRIVVNNYSLAKIRELDELIDSIISENLTEEALDICGKHLKDVKKSIAGLYISGMLIYSRRPLNDMSLLTVVDLFSQNLKWSLVEHICHKMLLTSENKHALYTLAKIYSQNNENDKLPGIWMRIVEADVDDTVCVRQLATHYENIDLQKSIYFFRKAIYRFIDKKQMSGIREVWSKLIRYVSDDFDSFLLILQKVEKELGFKKVVVLYEDLYEHYSVSENIDETIEILKGILKLDNKNQKARENLVIFLREKYKDVKNIEEYLEKSDLENLDKNFIDVYSDFEKYLFFAKGNFVYHQTWFVGIVKDVNEQGIVVDFVSKRRHFISFDMAMSALSPLKKEDIRVLKAIKPKEELVENLKRDVEWALRIIIKSYKSIDLKGIKRELVPSLMTQSAWNAWSVKAKQILKDNPHFVMASGKADCYIYNERASNFNEKIYDKFKVEKDFYKRYEIFMHYCTAGGVVKDLHVEEEMLNYFLIYVNNFAKVDHYVISSYVILKSLKNSERGGAFKINIEKDINLDVLLKEYSKNIVDLFDSILNAEIKKELVSLIKDELVDWVVYYKQLFPCYVNKKLIDSLYKEDIKETAHLFNYIIKNYKVYKDAYIWLLKHYTSYSLDLDYSDSELLINLIKILTDSVVKINNKNNSVANKRIYKMVMNLLIKDKYLSIVLNNVMDEELAKRIYMTCFYIRDFPPKDLLHIKTAIRSVFIDLEFEDEKMQSSGDKVEIGFLTILSSLSKKQKELQYLKDVEIPENSKEIGKARELGDLKENAEYHSAKERQQFLTKRLNSLMSEIDFAKVIDTKELQSSVVGFGTKVTMINKDTKREESYLIFGPWESNPDEGIISYKSPFGENLLDAKEGDNLDFVINDTHFQYYVKKIEPAKIN is encoded by the coding sequence ATGTCTAATATTACTATAGAAAGATTAGATAATATCTTGCAGGAGGATAAATGGACAAGGATAGTTGTTAATAATTATTCTCTTGCCAAGATAAGGGAATTGGATGAATTAATAGATAGTATAATTTCTGAAAATTTAACAGAAGAAGCTTTAGATATTTGTGGTAAACATTTAAAGGATGTCAAAAAAAGTATTGCTGGTCTTTATATTTCAGGCATGCTTATATATAGTCGAAGACCGCTTAATGATATGAGTTTGCTTACAGTTGTAGACTTGTTTTCACAAAATTTGAAGTGGTCTCTTGTTGAACATATATGTCACAAGATGCTTTTAACTTCTGAAAATAAGCATGCACTCTATACGCTTGCAAAGATATATTCGCAAAATAATGAGAATGATAAACTTCCAGGTATTTGGATGCGCATTGTTGAAGCTGATGTTGATGATACTGTATGTGTAAGGCAACTTGCTACGCATTATGAGAATATTGATTTGCAGAAATCAATATATTTTTTTAGAAAGGCTATTTACCGTTTTATCGATAAAAAACAAATGTCAGGTATTAGAGAGGTATGGTCTAAATTGATCAGATATGTTTCTGATGATTTTGATTCTTTTCTTCTTATACTTCAGAAAGTTGAGAAAGAGCTCGGATTTAAAAAGGTTGTTGTTCTTTATGAAGATTTATATGAACATTATTCTGTAAGTGAAAATATTGATGAAACAATAGAAATTTTGAAGGGAATTTTGAAGCTTGACAATAAAAATCAAAAAGCGAGAGAAAATTTAGTTATCTTTTTAAGAGAAAAATATAAAGATGTTAAAAATATTGAAGAATATCTTGAAAAGTCTGATCTTGAAAATTTGGATAAAAATTTTATTGATGTTTATTCTGATTTTGAGAAATATTTATTTTTTGCTAAGGGTAATTTTGTATATCATCAAACCTGGTTTGTAGGAATAGTTAAGGATGTCAATGAACAAGGCATTGTAGTTGATTTTGTTTCTAAACGAAGACATTTTATTAGTTTTGATATGGCTATGTCTGCGCTATCTCCTCTTAAAAAAGAAGATATTCGGGTTTTAAAGGCGATTAAGCCAAAAGAAGAGCTTGTAGAGAATCTGAAGAGAGATGTTGAATGGGCCTTAAGGATAATTATTAAAAGCTATAAGTCAATTGATCTTAAAGGGATAAAAAGAGAACTTGTTCCAAGTTTGATGACTCAGAGTGCGTGGAATGCTTGGAGTGTAAAAGCTAAACAAATTCTAAAAGATAATCCCCATTTTGTTATGGCATCTGGAAAAGCCGATTGTTATATATATAATGAGCGAGCTTCTAATTTTAATGAAAAGATTTATGATAAATTTAAAGTAGAAAAGGATTTTTATAAAAGATATGAAATTTTTATGCACTATTGTACCGCTGGTGGTGTTGTAAAGGATTTACATGTTGAAGAAGAAATGCTTAATTACTTTTTGATTTATGTTAATAATTTTGCAAAGGTTGATCATTATGTTATAAGTTCTTATGTAATACTTAAGTCTTTAAAAAATTCTGAGAGGGGTGGTGCTTTTAAGATTAATATTGAAAAAGATATTAATTTGGATGTTCTCTTAAAGGAGTATTCCAAGAACATAGTTGATCTTTTTGATTCAATCTTGAATGCGGAGATTAAAAAGGAGTTGGTATCCTTAATCAAGGATGAATTAGTTGATTGGGTTGTTTATTATAAGCAGCTTTTTCCTTGTTATGTTAATAAAAAATTGATAGATTCTCTTTATAAAGAAGATATAAAAGAAACAGCACATCTTTTTAACTATATCATAAAAAATTATAAAGTCTATAAAGATGCTTATATTTGGCTTTTAAAGCATTATACTTCGTATTCACTTGATTTAGATTATTCTGATTCAGAGTTATTGATAAATTTGATCAAAATTTTAACAGATAGTGTTGTTAAGATTAATAATAAAAATAATTCTGTCGCTAACAAGAGAATTTATAAAATGGTAATGAATCTTTTAATTAAGGATAAATATCTTAGTATTGTTTTAAATAATGTCATGGATGAGGAGCTTGCCAAAAGAATATATATGACTTGTTTTTATATAAGAGATTTTCCCCCAAAGGATCTTTTACATATTAAAACTGCAATAAGAAGTGTGTTTATTGATCTTGAATTTGAAGATGAGAAAATGCAATCCTCAGGGGATAAAGTCGAGATAGGATTTTTAACTATTTTAAGTTCTCTTAGTAAGAAGCAAAAAGAATTGCAGTACTTAAAGGATGTAGAAATACCTGAAAATTCTAAAGAAATTGGCAAGGCCCGTGAACTTGGTGATTTGAAAGAAAATGCAGAATATCACTCTGCAAAGGAAAGACAACAGTTTTTAACAAAGAGATTAAATTCTCTTATGTCAGAAATAGATTTTGCAAAAGTTATTGATACTAAAGAACTTCAAAGCTCTGTTGTTGGGTTTGGAACAAAAGTTACTATGATTAATAAAGATACAAAAAGGGAAGAGTCTTATTTGATATTTGGACCTTGGGAGTCAAATCCTGATGAAGGTATTATATCGTATAAATCTCCTTTTGGAGAAAATTTATTAGATGCAAAAGAAGGTGATAATCTTGATTTTGTAATAAATGATACTCATTTTCAATACTATGTTAAAAAGATAGAACCTGCCAAAATTAATTAG
- a CDS encoding AMP-binding protein: protein MSIVKNFFEIAKKRGNGVAQIYRSNKDYFNVTYEDLKNNVLKFAAFLKKMGLGYQDKVFICSENRIEWSVIDFAILALGAVDVPKGADVTLFEAEVIINNVLPNIIIVENLNLLDSVVQINFKVDPIIVIIDDLDEKDKIQFGNFKIYTYKECISIGDKSRRDEEIIEILSNINPDDMATIIYTSGTTGNPKGVMLSHANFLYQVSSFSRMINTSEGQIFMCILPIWHSFQRSFSYNIFLKGMTCLFSSIVPRNMLDDMKNVNPHYIAAVPRLWIAIKQNIFKEVAKKPFFSKLLFKIFVKSACLNDICYRIILGLYPDNGFDLLFPMKKLLGILGLIFFFPLRVLGDLIVFKKIKKVLGNNFVVGITGGGSMSLSVVRFFNSIGIELANAYGLTEASPGVASNEHEKIMIGTCGRILPETVAEIRDENGNKLKTPGKGILFIKGPQVMIGYYQDEDATRQVIGSDGFLNTGDIVKLSKDNVVQIIGREKDTIVLNNGENIEPAPIEIKLEESLLIEKAVVVGQDQKFLGALILPNFEEINKYLESMGQKILDAHNRRQIIANNIVLKAINDEIKKLINRANGFKPFEQILRFVLLEKPFEVGKEMSIKMDVKRNYILSFYKNEIKNLFS, encoded by the coding sequence ATGTCAATAGTAAAAAACTTTTTTGAAATTGCTAAAAAACGTGGCAATGGAGTTGCACAAATATATAGAAGTAACAAAGATTATTTCAATGTTACTTATGAGGATTTAAAAAATAATGTGTTAAAATTTGCAGCATTTTTAAAAAAGATGGGTTTGGGATATCAGGATAAAGTGTTTATTTGTTCTGAGAATAGAATTGAATGGAGTGTTATAGATTTTGCGATTTTGGCTTTAGGTGCTGTAGACGTTCCAAAAGGAGCTGATGTTACTCTTTTTGAAGCCGAAGTAATTATTAATAATGTGCTTCCCAATATAATAATAGTGGAAAATTTAAATCTTCTTGATTCGGTTGTTCAGATTAACTTTAAAGTTGACCCTATAATTGTTATTATTGATGACTTAGATGAAAAGGATAAAATACAGTTTGGTAATTTTAAGATTTATACTTATAAAGAGTGCATTTCAATTGGAGATAAGTCAAGGCGAGATGAAGAGATTATTGAAATTTTAAGTAATATTAATCCTGATGATATGGCAACAATAATATATACTTCTGGTACTACAGGGAATCCTAAAGGAGTAATGCTTTCTCATGCTAATTTTCTTTATCAGGTGTCTAGTTTTAGTCGAATGATTAATACTAGTGAGGGACAAATATTTATGTGTATTTTGCCAATTTGGCATTCATTTCAAAGGTCATTTTCTTATAATATTTTTCTTAAAGGTATGACTTGTTTATTTTCAAGTATTGTTCCAAGAAACATGCTTGATGATATGAAAAATGTTAATCCTCATTATATTGCAGCTGTGCCTAGGCTTTGGATTGCAATAAAGCAAAATATCTTTAAAGAGGTTGCCAAGAAACCATTTTTTTCAAAATTGTTATTTAAGATTTTTGTTAAATCAGCATGTTTAAATGATATCTGCTATAGAATAATTTTAGGATTATATCCCGATAATGGATTTGATTTGTTATTTCCTATGAAAAAACTCTTAGGGATTTTGGGTCTGATTTTTTTCTTTCCTCTTAGAGTTTTGGGAGATTTAATTGTCTTTAAAAAGATAAAGAAAGTTTTAGGCAATAATTTTGTTGTTGGGATCACTGGTGGGGGTAGTATGTCTTTATCTGTTGTTAGGTTTTTTAACTCAATTGGAATTGAGCTTGCGAATGCTTATGGATTAACAGAAGCATCTCCTGGTGTTGCATCTAATGAACATGAAAAGATAATGATTGGTACTTGTGGTAGGATATTGCCTGAAACTGTTGCTGAGATTAGGGATGAGAATGGCAATAAGCTTAAGACACCAGGCAAGGGAATTTTATTTATTAAAGGTCCTCAAGTTATGATTGGATATTATCAAGATGAAGATGCTACAAGGCAGGTTATTGGATCTGATGGATTTTTGAATACTGGTGATATTGTTAAGTTATCAAAGGATAATGTTGTTCAGATCATAGGACGAGAAAAAGATACTATTGTTTTAAATAATGGAGAGAATATTGAGCCTGCTCCAATTGAAATTAAGCTTGAAGAATCTTTACTCATTGAAAAGGCTGTTGTTGTGGGTCAAGATCAAAAATTTCTAGGTGCATTGATTCTTCCTAATTTTGAAGAGATAAATAAATATTTAGAAAGCATGGGGCAAAAAATTCTTGATGCTCACAATAGGCGGCAGATTATTGCAAATAATATTGTTCTTAAAGCTATTAATGATGAGATAAAAAAGCTTATTAATAGAGCCAATGGATTTAAGCCTTTTGAGCAAATATTGAGATTTGTTCTTTTAGAAAAACCATTTGAAGTAGGTAAAGAAATGTCTATTAAGATGGATGTTAAGCGTAATTATATTTTAAGTTTTTATAAAAATGAGATAAAGAATTTATTTTCTTAA